TGTGTTTAATGGGGATAACTTGTGTCTGGCGGTGTTTACTTGTGTGGCTTTGGTTTGCCCCTAGTTACAGAATCGTTTCCAGTCATGGCCTGTTACAAGATATTGTCTAATAAACACTAGAAATTTGCGGTGCTTTACAAAGCTTTACCCTATGAAGGCTAGTTTTTCTTTAAAATAGTGGCAATTCACCACCCTTGGTATTAAAAGATAAATCATCAATGAAAAAAAGTCTGCTGTTGATCCCCATTCTTATCGTGATAGCCCTTGTCGCTTCGTTCAGTAGCTTGACTCAGGCGCACAAACCTAATGATAAGTCGGCTCGTGCGCCGCGTGTAGTACCAGTGGTTACTGGTGTTGTCGAACAGCATCAGTTATCTCAAACTATCTCCTTAGTAGGCAAGTTGCAGGCGGATAAATCAGTTTATATTTCCCCTGAAGTCGCGGGTAAGATAAAAGTGATTCATGTGACCGCGAACCAAGAGGTCCATGCCGGTCAGCTGCTCATCCAACTCGAAGATGCTAAGCCTCAGGCTAGTGTGTCAGAGGCTAAGGCTTACCTTAAGGATGAACAACGTAAGCTAAAAGAATATCTCAAGCTTATTGATCGCAACGCCATCACCCAGACTGAGATCGATGCACAAAGAGCCAGTGTTGATATTGCAACCGCCAGACTCGGGTCGGCTAAGGCCGAACTGGAATTTAACTATATTAAGGCGCCATTTTCAGGCACAGCTGGCTTACTGGATTTCAGCCTCGGAGCCATGGTGACGGCTGGAAGTGAGCTGCTTTCCCTCGATGACCTCTCATCTATGCGCGTCGACTTGCAAGTACCTGAAAATTATCTCTCTATGTTGAGTGTCGGTATGACGGTCACAGCGACCAGCAGAGCCTGGCCCGATAGTGCCTTTACCGGTCACGTAATGGCTATCGACTCTCGTATTAATCAGGAGACCCTTAATCTTAAGGTACGGGTCAAATTCGATAATACGGATCATAAACTAAAGCCTGGCATGATGATGTCGGCGAGTCTGAGTTTTCCTGCCGTATCAGAACCTGTTATCCCGGTACAAGCCATTGAATATTCTGGTACCAAGCGATTTGTGTATGGGGTTGGTGAAGATCAGTTAGCCAAACGAATTCAAGTGACTCTAGGGGCGCGAATTCAAGATGAAGTCATTATCACAGATGGACTCAGCGTGGGTGATCGCATCGTAGTCCAAGGTTTAGTCAATATGCGTGACGGCTTGAGAGTAGATGAGCTTTCAAACCAGGATGAGTCTATCACTGCAGGACATACCTTAGGTGAGCCCCAGGGAGACAGAAGTTAATGTTGATCTCTGATATCTCGGTTAAACGCCCAGTCGTTGCTATCGTGTTAAGCCTGCTTTTGTGTGTATTTGGCGCCGTTTCCTTCTCTAAGTTGGCGATACGTGAAATGCCCGATGTGGAAAGTCCAGTTGTGACTGTGATGACCACCTATGATGGCGCTTCGGCGACGATCATGGAGAGCCAGATCACCACAGCGCTGGAAGATGAACTCACAGGCATAAGTGGTATCGATGAAATAACTTCCGTTACCCGTAACGGCATGTCGCGGATCACCATTAGCTTCGATCTCGACTGGGATCTTACCGAAGGGGTGAGTGATGTTCGTGATGCGGTAGCACGTGCCCAGCGCCGTTTGCCCGACGAGGCAAATGATCCAATCGTCTCCAAGGACAATGGCTCAGGTGAACCTTCAATTTATATCAATCTTAGCTCGTCTGTGATGGATAGAACCCAGCTGACTGACTATGCCAAGAGGGTGTTGGAAGACAGGTTTAGTTTGATCACTGGGGTGAGCTCGGTGAGTATCTCCGGCGGGCTTTACAAGGTGATGTATGTGCAGCTCAAACCAGAGTTGATGGCAGGGCGTAATGTCACTACCGCAGATATCATTGCCAGCTTAAAGGCCGAAAATATCGAAACACCGGGCGGTGAGGTCAGAAACGACACCACTGTGATGACAGTGCGTACGGCCAGGCTCTACAATAATCCAGAAGATTTTGATTACTTAGTGGTTCGAACCGCCAGTGATGGCACGCCGATTTATCTTAAAGATGTCGCCTCGGTTTTCGTTGGCGCCGAGAATGAAAACTCTACATTTAAGAGTGATGGGGTACCAAACTTAAGTTTAGGCATCATAGCTCAGTCCGATGCTAATCCATTAAAGGTGGCAAAGGCTGCCCATATCGAGGTCGAGCGCATTCAGCAGTTTCTGCCCGAAGGGACTCAGCTTGTGGTGGATTACGACTCCACGGTATTTATCGACCGCTCAATTAGTGAAGTCTATAGCACGCTATTGCTCACAGGTGGACTGGTTGTCCTGGTGCTGTATATTTTTATCGGTCAGGCGAGAGCAACACTTATCCCTGCCGTTACCGTACCGGTTTCGCTTATCTCGGCATTTATTGCCGCTAATATCTTTGGTTTCTCGATTAACTTGCTTACCCTGATGGCCTTGATTCTGTCTATCGGCCTAGTAGTGGATGATGCCATCGTTGTGGTGGAGAATATCTTCCATCATATCGAGAAAGGTGAACCTCCTCTGTTGGCCGCTTATAACGGCACACGGGAAGTGGGGTTTGCGGTCGTTGCTACCACGGCGGTGCTGGTGATGGTTTTTCTGCCAATCTGTTTCATGGAAGGCATGGTTGGACGCTTGTTTACCGAGTTCTCCGTTATGCTGGCTATGTCAGTTATCTTTTCATCTATCGTGGCGCTAACGTTAACGCCTGTGCTCGCCAGCAAGATGCTTAAAGCGAATGTTAAACCCAATCGTTTCAATGTCTGGGTCGATTCTAAGCTTAATAAGCTAGAAGGTGCCTATCGACTCACAGTGGTCAAGGCTATTCAATTTAGGTTTGCCGCGCCTGTGGTGATCATCTTGTGTATTGTCGGCAGCGCCGCCCTGATGCAAGTGGTGCCATCTCAGCTGGCACCCCAGGAAGATAGAGGGGTGATCTTTGCCTTCGTTAAGGGGGCTGAAGGCACCAGTTATAATCGCATGACGGCTAACATGGATATTGTTGAAAGCAAGCTAATACCGCTCTTAGGTCAAGGGGTGATCAAGTCTTTCAGCGTGCAGGCGCCTGCATTTGGTGGCCGGGCCGGCGATCAGACGGGTTTCGTCATCATGCAGCTCGAAGACTGGGAACATAGGGATATTAATGCTCAACAAGCGTTGGCAATTGTCGCTAAAAGCCTGGAGGGGATCCCTGATGTGATGGTTCGCCCCATGTTGCCAGGC
This portion of the Shewanella violacea DSS12 genome encodes:
- a CDS encoding efflux RND transporter periplasmic adaptor subunit; its protein translation is MKKSLLLIPILIVIALVASFSSLTQAHKPNDKSARAPRVVPVVTGVVEQHQLSQTISLVGKLQADKSVYISPEVAGKIKVIHVTANQEVHAGQLLIQLEDAKPQASVSEAKAYLKDEQRKLKEYLKLIDRNAITQTEIDAQRASVDIATARLGSAKAELEFNYIKAPFSGTAGLLDFSLGAMVTAGSELLSLDDLSSMRVDLQVPENYLSMLSVGMTVTATSRAWPDSAFTGHVMAIDSRINQETLNLKVRVKFDNTDHKLKPGMMMSASLSFPAVSEPVIPVQAIEYSGTKRFVYGVGEDQLAKRIQVTLGARIQDEVIITDGLSVGDRIVVQGLVNMRDGLRVDELSNQDESITAGHTLGEPQGDRS
- a CDS encoding multidrug efflux RND transporter permease subunit — translated: MLISDISVKRPVVAIVLSLLLCVFGAVSFSKLAIREMPDVESPVVTVMTTYDGASATIMESQITTALEDELTGISGIDEITSVTRNGMSRITISFDLDWDLTEGVSDVRDAVARAQRRLPDEANDPIVSKDNGSGEPSIYINLSSSVMDRTQLTDYAKRVLEDRFSLITGVSSVSISGGLYKVMYVQLKPELMAGRNVTTADIIASLKAENIETPGGEVRNDTTVMTVRTARLYNNPEDFDYLVVRTASDGTPIYLKDVASVFVGAENENSTFKSDGVPNLSLGIIAQSDANPLKVAKAAHIEVERIQQFLPEGTQLVVDYDSTVFIDRSISEVYSTLLLTGGLVVLVLYIFIGQARATLIPAVTVPVSLISAFIAANIFGFSINLLTLMALILSIGLVVDDAIVVVENIFHHIEKGEPPLLAAYNGTREVGFAVVATTAVLVMVFLPICFMEGMVGRLFTEFSVMLAMSVIFSSIVALTLTPVLASKMLKANVKPNRFNVWVDSKLNKLEGAYRLTVVKAIQFRFAAPVVIILCIVGSAALMQVVPSQLAPQEDRGVIFAFVKGAEGTSYNRMTANMDIVESKLIPLLGQGVIKSFSVQAPAFGGRAGDQTGFVIMQLEDWEHRDINAQQALAIVAKSLEGIPDVMVRPMLPGFRGQSSEPVQFVIGGSDYKELFKWAEILKEEAIHSPMLEGADLDYSETTPELVVSVDRQRAAELGISVAEVSETLEVMLGGRSETTFVDRGEEYDVYLRGDENSFNSMADLSQIYMRSSKGDLITLDSITHIEEVASAQKLSHTDKQKSITLKANLGEGYTLGQALDFLDSKAIELLPSDISVNYTGESKDFKENQSSVLVIFGLALLVAYLVLAAQFESFINPMVVMFTVPMGVFGGFLGLYLTGQGLNIYSQIGMIMLIGMVTKNGILIVEFANQLRDKGLEIEQAIIDASARRLRPILMTAFTTLVGAVPLIMSTGAGSESRIAVGTVVFFGMAFATFVTLLVIPAMYRLISAKTTSPGFVEAQLEQAIKAQAVRD